In Jannaschia sp. W003, the genomic stretch CCCGGCACCGAGATGCCGTCGCGCGCCACGTCCGCGGCCAGCCCCGCGGGGTCGACCTGCACCTCCATCGTGGCGCGGTGGAGGAAGGCCCCGGCGGTCTCGGGGATCACGCCCGCCGCGCCCTGCGCCTTCGCCAGCGCGCCCCACACGAGCAGCATGGCCCGCACCTCGGCGGCGTCCGAGAACAGGCGCCCCAGCTCGGCGTCGCCGAAGAGGTCGCGGTGGAGGGCGGAGTCGAAGGGCGTGACGGCCATGGGGCGCTCCTCGGGGGGGGATCGGCCCGCGTCTAGCGGGCGCCGCGCGGCGCGGCCAGCGGGGCCGCGTCGGGCGCCGGTGCGCGCGAAGGCTTCCCCCCGTGGATTTTTCCTGACACTGGTTTAGTTTAGCAGCCCACCGCCCCCTGGACCCGATCAGACCCGCTTCGCCGAATGCCCGACTCGCACAAGACGTTCGACGCGCAGACCATGTTCGACGCGATGACGCGCCTCACCGGCGAGGCCATGTGCGTATGCGAGATGATCGTGGACGAGGCGGGCGAGCCCGCCGACTACCGGTTCCTCTGGATCAACGAGCACTTCGAGGAGATGAGCGGCCTCCACGCCCCCGTGGGCCTGACCGCGCTGGAGCTGGTGCCGGGGCTGGAGCGGCGCTGGATCGACTTCTACGCCCGCGTAGGGCTCGGCGGCGAGACGCTGCGGATCCACGCCGACTCGGTGCCCATGGGCCGGGCCTTCGACGTCTGCGCCATGCCGGGCGAGGAGGCGGGGCAGTTCGTGGTGCTGTTCCGCGACGTGACCGCGCGCGTCGAGGCCGAGCACGCCCGCGAGGCGGCGCTGGAGGCCTCGCGCCGGCTCTTGCACGAGCTGAGCCACCGGGTGAAGAACAACCTCGCGCTGATCTCCTCGATGCTGCGGATGGAGACGCGCAAGGCCGACGATGGCGCCCGCGAGGTGCTGCGCGCGGTGGACGGGCGCATCCAGGCCGTCGCGCGGCTCTACGACCTGATGAACGCCTCGGACGCGGTGGAGACCGTGGACGCGGCGCAGTTCGTGCGCGACTTCGCGGCGATGCTGGAGGCCTCGGTCGCCGGCGACGGCCGGGTCGCCATCCGCGGCGAGGCCGACGGCTTCGCCCTGGGCAGCCACAAGGCGATCCACCTCGGGCTGATCGTCAACGAGCTGGTCACCAACGCCGTGAAGCACGCGTTCCGGGACGGGCCGGGGCGCATCCGCATCCGCCTGCGCCGCGAGGCGGACGGCGCGGCCCTCCTCGAGGTCGAGGACGACGGCACGGGCGGCGCGGCGGCGCACGACCCCTCCGGCTCGGGCGGGCTGCTGGTCGAGGCCTTCGTGCGCGACCTCGGCGGCACGAAGTCGGTGCGCAGCGGACCGGGTGGCACGTGCATCGCTGTGCGGTTTCAGCCCGAGGACGACGCGGTGTGACCGATCGCCCCGAGGAACTCCGACAGCACCGCCGCGAAGCGCTCGGGCGCGTCCACGGGAGGCAGGTGGCCCGCGCCGCGGATTAGCGCGAAGCGGCTGCCGGGGATCAGCGCCGCGGTCTCGCGCACGAGGTCGGGCGGCGCGGCCCCGTCCTCTGACCCCGCGATGGCCAGCGTCGGCAGGCGCAGTCCGCTGGTGGGGGCGAGAAGGTCGGTGCCCGCGATGGCGGCGCAGACGCCGCAGTAGCCCTCGGGATCGGTCTCCAGGAGGCGCGCGCGCCACGCGGCGCGGTGCGGGAAGTCCCGCGCGAACCAGCGGTCCATCGTCGCGTCCGCGATCGCCTCCAGCCCGCCGCGCCGCACCGCCTCGATGCGCGCGGCCCAGGCGTCCGGCGTGCCGCTCTTGACGCCCGCGCCCGAGATCGCGATCGCGCGCACCACGTCGGCGCGCTTCACCGCCATCGCCTGCGCCACCATGCCGCCCACCGACAGGCCGACGACCACCGCGTCCCGCAAGCCCAGCGCGTCGGCCACCGCCTCGGCGTCGCGCACGAGCGCGCCCATGGGGTAGGGCGCGGGCGGCACCTCCGACTGCCCGTGCCCGCGCATGTCGTAGCGCACCAGCCGCAGGCCGGGGGGCAGGAGCGGCAGCACCGCGTCCCAGACCCGCAGGTCGGTGCCGAGGGAATTGGCGAAGAGCACGGGCGCGCCGGCGCCCTCCTCGCGGACGTGGATCGCGGTGCCGTCGGCGCTTTCGACTTCGTGCTCCACCCTGGCCTCCCTCGGTGCGTTCCCGGGCATCGCCCGCCGGGGCGGCATTGTGCAAGGGCGCCGGCCCGCTAGGGTGCGGGGAAACGGGAGGGGCTCATGCGACAGGTTCGGGCGGCGGTGTGCCGCGAGTTCGGCGCGCCGATGGGGATCGAGACGGTCGGCCTGCCGGCCCCCCGCGCGTTTGAGGCCACGGTCGAGATCGAGGCCTGCGCGGTCTGCCACTCCGACCTCACCTTCTGGCGCGGCGGCTGGGGCGGGCAGCTGCCGGCCGTCTATGGCCACGAGGCCGTGGGACGGGTCTCGGCGGTGGGGCCGGGGACGGAAGGGGTCTCGGAGGGCCAGCGTGTGCTCGTCACCCTGATCCGCGCCTGCGGCGGCTGCGCCTCCTGCGCCGGGGGGCGGCCGACCCAATGTGCTGCGCCGGGCGACCACCCCGGCCTCTCGGACGGCACGGTGGTCGCGGCCATGAGCTGCGGTGCCTTCGCCGAGGCGGTGACGGTCCACGCAAGCCAGCTCGCCCCCGTGCCCGAGACGATCCCCGCCGCCGCCGCTGCGATCCTGAGCTGCGGGGTGGTGACGGGCCTCGGCGCGGTGGTGAACACGGCGCGCGTGCGCCCCGGCGACTGGTGCGTGGTGATCGGCGCGGGGGGCGTGGGGCTCAACAGCATCCAGGCGGCGCGGCTGTCCGGCGCGGCCCGCGTGGTGGCGGTGGACGTGAGCGAGGAGAAGCTCGAGGCGGCCCGCGCCTTCGGTGCCACCGACGGGATCCTCGCTTCCGACGGCCCCGCGGCGATGCTGCGCCTCGGGCGGCTGGCCGACCACGCCTTCGTCACCGTGGGGGCACCTTCGGTGATCGACGGGGCGGTGGACTGGCTGGCCCCCCACGGCACGGCCTACCTCGTGGGGATGCCGCATTCGGGCACGGTGGGGCACTACGACCCGGTCTCGGCCAGCTACTACGGGCAAGGATTGCGCGGCACGCGCATGGGCGACGTGGTGCTGCGGCGGGACATGCCGTGGATCCTCGATCTGCACGCGCAAGGACGGCTGATGCTGGAGGAGCTGGTTTCGGGAACGTGGCCCCTGGAGGGGATCAACGAGGCCTTCGCGGCGACGGCGCGGGGCGAGGGGCGGCGGAACGTCGTGGTGTTCGGGTGATGGCGCCCGTGGAGGGGGCGGGAGCCTCCGGCGGGAGTATTTCCGCCAGAGTGAAGGGGGGCGTGCGATGAGGCTGGCCGAGCTGGACGTGTTCGTCGTCGCGCCGCCGGCGCCGGGGTGGGGCGGGCGGTACTGGATCGTGCCGAAGCTGACGACCTCCTGCGGGGTCACGGGCTACGGCGAGGTCTATGCCTCCGCCGTGGGGCCGGAGGCGATGCGGACTGTGATCGGGGACGTGTTCGCGCGGCACTGCGAGGGGAGCGATCCGGCCGACACGGCGCTGATGGCGCGGCGGGTCTGGGGCTCGGGCTTCACGGGGCGGGCCGATCCCACGGTCTGGGGCGCGTGGTCGGGCCTGGAAATCGCCTGCTGGGACATCCTCGGCAAGGCGCTGGACCGGCCGGTGCACGCGTTGGTCGGCGGGCGGCTGAACGAACGCCTGCGCGCCTACACCTACCTCTACCCCGAGCCGTCGATGGACGCCGCTGCCTTCTGGACCTCCGCCGAGATGGCCGCCGAGGTCGCCGCGCTGCGCGTCGCCGAGGGGTGGACGGCCGTCAAGTTCGACCCCGCCGGCCCCTACACCATCCGCGGCGGGCACGAGCCGGGGGGCCGCGACGTCTCGCTGTCGGTCGCCTTCGTCCGCGCGATCCGCGCCGCGGTGGGCGACCGCGCGGACCTCCTGTTCGGCACCCACGGGCAGTTCACCCCCTCGGGCGCGATCCGGCTGGGGCGGGCCATCGCGGAAGCCGACCCCCTGTGGTTCGAGGAGCCGGTGCCGCCCGACGACCCCTCGGGGCAGGCCGAGGTGGCGCGGGGTCAGCCCGTCCCTGTGGCCTCCGGCGAGCGACTCTGCGGCCTGGGCGAGTTCGCCACGCTCCTGCGCCTCGGGGCGGCGCGCATCCTGCAGCCGGCGCTGGGCCGCGCGGGCGGCATCGGCGAGGGGCTGCGGATCGCGGCGCTGGCGCAGGGCTTCGGCGCGCAGGTGGCGCCGCACCTCTACGCGGGGCCGGTGGAGTTCGCGGCCTCCGTCCAGCTCGGCGCCGCGATCCCGAACCTCCTGATGGTGGAGGCCATCGAGACCCCGTTCCACCACGCGCTGGGCGGCGGGCCCAGGGCCGAGGGCGGCTTCGTGGAGGTGCCCACCGCGCCCGGGCTGGGCCTCTCGTTCGACGAGGACCTCGCCCGCGCGCACCCCTATCGGGGCACGGGGCTGCACCTCGAGATGCAGGAGGCGTCGCCGGACTACGCGCGGGGGAACGCGTTCCTCGGCGGGGCGGCGGACTGAGGGGCGGCGCGCAGGGCGTGGACGAACGCCCTTTATTGTTGCGGTGTTACGCGTTGCGGGAATCCCCTTGGGACGGCATGGTGGAATTGCGCATGGCCATGCGGATCGGTCTTAGCTCGTAGCCTTGTTCGTTTCGGTGGCGTTTGAGGGTATCGCCTGAACAACCCTCGCCTTCGCCCCCGACGCGGTCGCCGGGGCGCTACCTTCCCTCCGGCACCTCGACCGGAGCGCCCACCGCCTTCCACGCCTCGAACCCGCCCCACATGTGCGCCACGTCGTGGCCCATCGCGCGCAGCGCGTCGGCGGCCAGCGCCGAGCGCCAGCCCACGGCGCAGTGCAGGACGTAGGTCACGCCCTCCTGCGCGAACACCTCGCGGTGGTAGGGCGAGGCCGGGTCCCACCAGAACTCCAGCATGCCGCGCGGCGCGTGGACCGAGCCGGGGATGCGCCCCGCCGCCCGCTCGCGCACGTCGCGCACGTCCACGATCACGGTGCGCTCCGGGTCGAGGGCCCGCACCTCCTCGACCGACAGCTCGCGCACCCGCGCGCGCGCCTCGGCCACCAACTGCTCCGCGCTCTTCATGGCGCCGACGTTGACGCCTCGGGCGGCGAGGTTCAAGCAGGCCGCGACATCAGGGGAGGACACGTCATGGATCGCATCGCACTCGTCACCGGCGGCGCGCAGGGCATCGGGTACGCCTGCGCCGAGGCCCTGGCCGAGGATGGCTGCCGCGTCGTGCTCGCCGACGTGCAGGAGAGCGTCTCGGAGGCGGCCGCGAAGCTCGGCGGCACCGGCTACCAGATCGACATGAGCGATTCCGCCGCCATCGCGGAGCTGTTCGACCGCACCGAGGCGGACGTCGGCCCGGTCTCGGTTCTGGTCAACAACGCCGGCATCGCCGTGGGCGCCGACTTCCTCGACATGACCGAGAAGCAGTTCCGGCAGGTCATCGACATCAACCTCGTGGGCGTGTTCCTGGCCACGCAGCGGGCCGCGAAGGCGATGGTGAAGCACGAGCTGAAGGGCGCGATCGTCAACATGTCGTCGATCAACGCCCAGGTCGCGATCCCGCAGATCGCCGGCTACTGCGCCTCGAAGGGCGGCGTGATGCAGCTGACGAAGGTGGCCGCCCTCGCGCTCGCCCCCCACGGCATCCGCGTGAACGCGGTCGGGCCGGGCTCGATCGACACGGCGATGATGGCGGCCGTCAATGCGGACCCCGAGGCCTTCGCCCGCGCCATGTCGCGCACGCCCCTCAAGCGTCCCGGCACGCCCCGCGAGATCGGCGACGTTGTGGCGTTCCTCGCCTCCGAGAAGGCGAGCTACGTGACCGGCGAGACGATCTACGTGGACGGCGGACGGCTGGCGCTGAACTACACGGTCTGACGACGGGACGCCCCGGCCCTGCGCCGGGGCCTTCGGGTGCAGTCGGGATGCCGCTCTCCGCTCCGGCGCCGACACCGACGGCACGCCGAGGCCCCGGCGCAGGGCCGGGACGGCGCGGAGCGTGCGGGAGCGCCCCCCGGAGCCGGTGGCCCGGGGCGTTCCGGTGTCTCGCGATGCGTCCGAATGGTCGTCGATGGGGGGATGTCCGCCAACGTGGGATCGGGCCCGACCCCGGCCCCCGGATGGGGGCGGGCCGTGGTGTGCGGGGATGCCATCCCCCGCGATGCGCGCGCCGGGAGTGTGTCTCGGTGAGCGGACCCGCGGGTCAACCCCTCACGCGCCGTGGCGGTGCGCCCGGGCATAGGTCTCCATCAGGTGCACCGCGTCCACGGCGGTGTAGGCCTGCGTGGTCGAGAGCGAAGCGTGGCCGAGCAGCTCCTGGATCGCCCGCAGGTCGCCGCCGGCCTCCAGGAGGTGCGTGGCGAAGCTGTGGCGCAGGGCGTGGGGCGTGGCCGTCGCGGGCAGCCCGAGCTGCATGCGCGCGCGCGCCATCGCGCCCGACACCAGCCGCGCGTGGAGCGCGCCGCCCCGGGCGCCGCGGAACAGGGGCGCGTCGGCGATCAGCTCGAAGGGGCAGAGCGCGCGGTAGCGCTCCACCGCCGCGCGGGCGGCGGGGATCACGGGCACCAGCCGCTCCTTGCCGCCCTTGCCGCGGATGCGCAGCACGTCCGCCAGCGGCGCGTCGCCGCCGCGCAGGCCCAGCCCTTCCGAGATGCGCAGGCCGCAGCCGTAGAGCACGGTGACGACGGCCACGTCGCGCGCGGCGATCCAAGGGGTCTCGTGCTGCAGCCCCACGGTGTCGATCACCTCGCGCGCCGCATCCGGGGCGAGGGGGCGGGGCAGGGGCTTGCGGAACCGCGGCGCGCGCATGGCGAGCACGGCGGTGGGGTCGAAACCCTCGCGCTCCGAGAGCCAGCGCACGAAGCCCTTCACCGCCGAGAGCCGCCGTGCCACGGAGCGTGCGCCCGCGCCGCGCCGCCTCTCGGCGGCCATCCACGCGCGCATCTCCGCGGTGCCGACCTCGCCCATCGCGCCTACGCCCATCGGCCCGCCGCGGTGCCCGGCCTGGAAGGCCAGGAAGTGGCGCAGGTCGGCGGCGTAGGCCTCGACGGTGCTCGCCGTGCGGCCGTCGAGGGCGCGCATGTGGTCGCCCCAGGCGCCGAGCGCGTCGCGCAGCCCCTCGCTGATCTCCAGCGTCACGCGCCGAGGTGCCGGCGCAGCGTGCGCTCGAGGCAGCCGGCGAGGAACTGCAGGAGGTCGGTGCCCTGTCCTGCGCGGAACTGGTGCGGGTCCTCGCCGCCCAGCGCCAGCATGGCGGCGGCGCGCCCCGGTCCGAGGTCGAGCTGCAGCAGCGCCTCGGAGCGCAGGTCGGCGGCCCGGTCCCCGAACACCGCGTCGCCCGCGGGCGCGCACTGGCGCAAGGTCACGGGGCGCGGCGGGGCCACCCGGCCGCCCGCGACGTAGGCCTCCACGGCGCCGATCGCGACCGGCACCACGGCGGGGTGGGGCGCCTCGCCGGGCTCGGTGCTCTCGAGCACGAGGCGCACGGCGTCCACGCGCAGGATCTCGGACAACTCGCCGGCGAGGAAGTCGAGCAGCGCGGGGAACGTGGCGCAGTCGAGGATCCGCAGCACCGAGCGGTGGATCTGGTTGGTGCCCGCGAGGTTCTCGTAGGCGGCGGCGATCACCGAGCGGTGGGTGTCCTCGAGCCGGTCGAGCCGGGCCTCCAGCCGCTCCATGGCGATGCCGCGCAGGTCCACGATGTTCTTGCCCATCTGCCGCTCGTTGGCGGCGATCAGGGCGCGCATCACGTCGCGGTCCTCGAGGATCATGTCGGGATCGACGAGCACGCGGCCGCGCCAGTCCCCGTCCGCCGGAGCGGATACTGCCTTCATCTGCCTCTCTCCGGTCTCGTGCCGATTGGGGGGGAGGCTAGCATGGCGGAATGGGCCGGGATACCGGGCGCGGGACGCGGGCCGGCCCGGGTGGCATCGCGGCATCGGTGCCGGGCCCCCGCGTCGCCGCGGGGGCCTTCGGGGCGTCAGACGATCTTGATGCCGGCCTTCTCGGCGTCCGCGAGGAAGGCCTTCAGCCCTGCGTCCGTGAGCGGGTGCGCGGCCATCTTGCGGATCACGTCGGGCGGCGCGGTGGCGACGTCGGCGCCGATGAGGGCCGCCTCCTTCATGTGGTTCGCGGAGCGGATCGAGGCGGCCAGGATCTGCGTCTCGAAGCCGTAGTTGTCGTAGATCTCGCGGATGTCGCGGATCACGTCCATGCCGTCGAGCACGATGTCGTCGAGGCGTCCGATGAACGGCGAGATGTAGGTGGCGCCCGCCTTGGCCGCGAGCAGCGCCTGGTTGGGGCTGAAGCACAGGGTGACGTTCACCTTGGTGCCCTCGTCGGTCAGCACCTTGCAGGCGCGCAGGCCGTCCCAGGTGAGGGGGAGCTTGACGCAGATGTTGGGCGCGATCTTCGCGAGGTGGCGGCCCTCGGCGAGCATGGCGTCGGTCTCGGTGGCGACCACCTCGGCCGAGACGGGGCCGTCGACCAGCTCGCAGATCTCCTTCGTGACCTCGAGGATGTCGCGGCCCGACTTGGCGATCAGCGAGGGATTGGTGGTTACGCCGTCCACCATGCCGAGGTCGTGCAGCTCGCGGATGGCGTCGATGTCGGCGGTGTCGACGAAGAACTTCATGGCGGTCTCCCGGTCCGGTGTGTTCCCTTGGGCAGATAGCGCCCGCAGCTGACAGGAGCCACCCCGCATGGACCCCACCCTCTGGATCGCCTTCGCCCTCGCCTCCGCGGCGCTCGTCGCCGTGCCCGGCCCGACCGTGCTCCTGGTGGCTGGCTATGCCCTGAGCCAGGGGCGGCGCGTGGCGGCGGCCTCGGCGCTGGGCGTGGCGCTGGGGGACTTCGCGGCCATGAGCGCGTCGCTCGCGGGGCTGGGGGCGCTGGTGATGGCGTCGGCGGCGGCCTTCACGGTGCTGAAATGGCTGGGCGCGGCCTACCTGCTGTGGATGGGCGTGCGGATGTGGCGCTCGGCGGACGGGGTGGAGGCCGAGGCGCCGGGCGCGGGGCGGCACGTGTCGCCGCGCGCGGTGTTCGGGCACGCCGCCGCCGTCACGGCGCTGAACCCCAAGGGCATCGTGTTCTTCGTGGCCTTCGTGCCGCAGTTCGTGGACCCCTCGGCTCCGCTCGCGCGGCAGTTCGCGGTGCTGGTGGCGACCTTCGTGGGCATCGCGGCGCTCAACGCGCTGCTCTGGGCGCTGCTGGCAGACCGCCTGCGGGCGGGCGTGCGTCGGCCCGGTGCGCTGCGATGGATGACGCGCGGGGGCGGCGCGGCGCTCGTGGCGATGGCCGCGGCGACGGCGCTGGCGCGGCGGGCGTAGGTCGGGGGGGGGCACAAGCCGGGGGCTCTGCCCCCGGACCCCCGAGGTATTTTCCGCCAGAGGAAGGTAGGAAAACGCCTTCTTAATCAAATCGTGAAACCGTCGCGGCGCAGCACAGGCTGAGGAGCCGATGGCCGTGCCAGGGGAAGGCGTCCCGTTGTCCGTCCGCGATGCGAACGGCGGATGCGGGATGCCGGACCCCTCCTTCTCTGGCCGAAAATGCCTCGGGGGTCCGCAGGCATCTTGGGATCGGTCCAGTGGACCGATCCGCCTGCGGACGGGCGGAGCCCCGGCATGGGGAACGTGCGGTTTCCATTTCCGGCGACGGCCTGCACCTCGCCGCCCGGATCGCCCCACCGGCCCGATCCTTGGCCCGCACGGGGTGCGCCGAGCCCTTCCATTCCCCCGCCGCCGCCTCGATATGATCCCCATGCGTTCCGACCCCCGACACTTCGCCCACGGCGAGCCGCTGGCCGTGCTGACCACGCAGCCGCTCGACGGGCCGCTCGACTACCGCGCGCCCGAGGGCGGCGCGGCCGTGGGCGCCTTCGTGGAGGTGCCCCTCGGCCCCCGCCGCGTGCTCGGCGTGGTCTGGGGCGAGGCCGAGGGCGACTGGCCCGTCGAGAAGCTGCGCCCCGTGGCCTCCGTGCTCGACGTGCCGCCCATGCGCCCCGGCATGCGCGACTTCCTGGAAAGGGCGGCGGCCTACACCCTCACCCCCCTCGTCTCCATGCTGCGCCTCGCGATGCGCGCGCCGGGCCTCGGCGAGGCTCCGGGCAAGCGCACGGTGTATGCCCGAGGCTCCGGCGATCCGGGCCGCGCCACGGCGGCGCGCGCGAAGGTGCTGGCCGTGTTCGAGGCACGTCCCGACGACACCTTCGCCCCCTCGGAGCTGGCCGAGCTGGCGGGCGTCTCGGCGAGCGTGCTCAAGGGGTTGGCCGCCACCGGCGCGATCCGCGAGATCGACCGCCCCCGCGACGCGCCCTATCCCCCGCTCGACCCCGCGCGCCCCGGCAAGGCGCTGGCCCCCGATCAGGGCGAGGCCGCGGACGCCCTGCGCGCTTCCGTGGCGGCGGGGGGCTACGGCACGACGCTGCTGAAGGGCGTGACCGGCTCGGGCAAGACCGAGGTGTACCTGGAGGCCGTGGCCGAGGCGCTGGCACAAGGCCGCCAGGCCCTCGTGCTGCTCCCCGAGATCGCGCTGACGTCCGAGTTCCTCACCCGCGTCGAGGCGCGGTTCGGCGCCGTTCCGGCCGAGTGGCACTCGGGCGTCACCCAAGCCGAGCGCCGGCGTTGCTGGCGGATGGTGGCCGAGGGGCAGGCGCGGCTGGTGGTGGGCGCGCGCTCGGCGCTCTACCTGCCGTTCCCGGACCTCGCCTTGGTCGTCGTCGACGAAGAGCACGACACCGCCTACAAGCAGGAGGACGGGGTGCTCTATTCCGCCCGCGACATGGCGGTGTTGCGCGCCTCCTGCGAGGGCGCTCAAGTGGTGCTGGCCTCGGCCACGCCCTCGCTGGAGTCCTGGGCCAACGTCGAGGCGGGCAAGTACGCGCGGCTCGACCTCACCTCGCGCTTCGGCCCTGCTGCGCTCCCGAAGCTCTCGGCGATCGACATGCGCGCCGAGGACGTGAAGGGCGGGCGCTGGGTCTCGCCCACCCTGGAGCGCGCGATCCGCGTGCGGCTGTCCTCGGGCGAGCAGTCGCTCGTGTTCCTGAACCGCCGGGGCTACGCGCCCGTGACCTTGTGCCGGGCCTGCGGCCAGCAGGTGGCCTGCCACCAGTGCGACGCGCGCATGGTCGAGCACCGCTTCCTCAAGCGCCTCATGTGCCACCAGTGCGGCGAGACCGCGCCGATGCCGAATGCGTGCCCGAGCTGCGGCGTGGAGGGCAAGCTCGCCCCCGTGGGACCGGGGGTGGAGCGCATGGCCGAGGAGATCGGCGCCCTCTTCCCCGAGGCGCGGGTGGCGGTGCTGTCGTCCGACCTCTTCGGCTCGGCCCGCAGCCTGAAGGCCGCCGTCGAGGAGATCGCCGCCGGGGGCGCCGACATCGTGATCGGCACGCAGCTGGTCGCCAAGGGGCACAACTTCCCGCTCCTCACCCTCGTGGGCGTGATCGACGCCGACCTCGGGCTGCAGGGCGGCGACCTGCGCGCCGCCGAGCGCACGTTCCAGCTGATGCGCCAGGTCTCGGGCCGGGCTGGGCGCGCGGAGCGGCCGGGCGAGGCGCTCCTGCAGACGTTCCAGCCCGAGCACCCCGTGATCCGCGCGATCCTCGCCGGCGACGAGGAGGGGTTCTGGGCCGAGGAGGCCGCCGCCCGCCGCGCCGCGGGGGTTCCTCCCTATGGGCGCATGGCCGGCGTGGTGATCTCGGACCCCGAGGCGGCGGTGGCCTTCGACATCGGCAACCACCTCGCCCGGCGGGCCGGCGCGCTGGAGGCGATCGGCGCCGAGGTCTGGGGACCCGCGCCCGCGCCCATCGCCCGCATCCGGGGGCGGCACCGGGTGCGCCTGCTGGTGAAGGCGCCCCGGCAGGCGCCGATCCAGTCCGCGCTGGCGGAATGGGCCGGGCAGGTGGAGCTGCCCCGCACGACCCGGCTGAGCATCGACATCGATCCGCAGAGTTTTTTGTAGCGCGAGGTGGCGCCCGTGCGCCGCAGCGACGCGCCTGTGAACGAGGCGGAATCTCGGGTATGCTCCGTGGGGGAACGGCCCGCACCGGAACGGATGGACGACATGGACGGACTTGGACGATCGCGCCGCCGCTTCGTCGGCGGCACCCTCGGCACGCTCGGCGTCTCCGCCTTGGCAAGGCCCGCGCGCGCCGCGGGCCCGACGCCGCCCGCCACCGAAGGGCCCTTCTATCCGGCCCCTGCCATGCGTGGGGCCGACGTCGACAACGATCTGG encodes the following:
- a CDS encoding sensor histidine kinase, which gives rise to MPDSHKTFDAQTMFDAMTRLTGEAMCVCEMIVDEAGEPADYRFLWINEHFEEMSGLHAPVGLTALELVPGLERRWIDFYARVGLGGETLRIHADSVPMGRAFDVCAMPGEEAGQFVVLFRDVTARVEAEHAREAALEASRRLLHELSHRVKNNLALISSMLRMETRKADDGAREVLRAVDGRIQAVARLYDLMNASDAVETVDAAQFVRDFAAMLEASVAGDGRVAIRGEADGFALGSHKAIHLGLIVNELVTNAVKHAFRDGPGRIRIRLRREADGAALLEVEDDGTGGAAAHDPSGSGGLLVEAFVRDLGGTKSVRSGPGGTCIAVRFQPEDDAV
- the pcaD gene encoding 3-oxoadipate enol-lactonase: MEHEVESADGTAIHVREEGAGAPVLFANSLGTDLRVWDAVLPLLPPGLRLVRYDMRGHGQSEVPPAPYPMGALVRDAEAVADALGLRDAVVVGLSVGGMVAQAMAVKRADVVRAIAISGAGVKSGTPDAWAARIEAVRRGGLEAIADATMDRWFARDFPHRAAWRARLLETDPEGYCGVCAAIAGTDLLAPTSGLRLPTLAIAGSEDGAAPPDLVRETAALIPGSRFALIRGAGHLPPVDAPERFAAVLSEFLGAIGHTASSSG
- a CDS encoding alcohol dehydrogenase catalytic domain-containing protein, with protein sequence MRQVRAAVCREFGAPMGIETVGLPAPRAFEATVEIEACAVCHSDLTFWRGGWGGQLPAVYGHEAVGRVSAVGPGTEGVSEGQRVLVTLIRACGGCASCAGGRPTQCAAPGDHPGLSDGTVVAAMSCGAFAEAVTVHASQLAPVPETIPAAAAAILSCGVVTGLGAVVNTARVRPGDWCVVIGAGGVGLNSIQAARLSGAARVVAVDVSEEKLEAARAFGATDGILASDGPAAMLRLGRLADHAFVTVGAPSVIDGAVDWLAPHGTAYLVGMPHSGTVGHYDPVSASYYGQGLRGTRMGDVVLRRDMPWILDLHAQGRLMLEELVSGTWPLEGINEAFAATARGEGRRNVVVFG
- a CDS encoding mandelate racemase/muconate lactonizing enzyme family protein, yielding MRLAELDVFVVAPPAPGWGGRYWIVPKLTTSCGVTGYGEVYASAVGPEAMRTVIGDVFARHCEGSDPADTALMARRVWGSGFTGRADPTVWGAWSGLEIACWDILGKALDRPVHALVGGRLNERLRAYTYLYPEPSMDAAAFWTSAEMAAEVAALRVAEGWTAVKFDPAGPYTIRGGHEPGGRDVSLSVAFVRAIRAAVGDRADLLFGTHGQFTPSGAIRLGRAIAEADPLWFEEPVPPDDPSGQAEVARGQPVPVASGERLCGLGEFATLLRLGAARILQPALGRAGGIGEGLRIAALAQGFGAQVAPHLYAGPVEFAASVQLGAAIPNLLMVEAIETPFHHALGGGPRAEGGFVEVPTAPGLGLSFDEDLARAHPYRGTGLHLEMQEASPDYARGNAFLGGAAD
- a CDS encoding rhodanese-like domain-containing protein, whose product is MKSAEQLVAEARARVRELSVEEVRALDPERTVIVDVRDVRERAAGRIPGSVHAPRGMLEFWWDPASPYHREVFAQEGVTYVLHCAVGWRSALAADALRAMGHDVAHMWGGFEAWKAVGAPVEVPEGR
- a CDS encoding SDR family NAD(P)-dependent oxidoreductase, which produces MDRIALVTGGAQGIGYACAEALAEDGCRVVLADVQESVSEAAAKLGGTGYQIDMSDSAAIAELFDRTEADVGPVSVLVNNAGIAVGADFLDMTEKQFRQVIDINLVGVFLATQRAAKAMVKHELKGAIVNMSSINAQVAIPQIAGYCASKGGVMQLTKVAALALAPHGIRVNAVGPGSIDTAMMAAVNADPEAFARAMSRTPLKRPGTPREIGDVVAFLASEKASYVTGETIYVDGGRLALNYTV
- a CDS encoding tyrosine recombinase XerC, with the translated sequence MRALDGRTASTVEAYAADLRHFLAFQAGHRGGPMGVGAMGEVGTAEMRAWMAAERRRGAGARSVARRLSAVKGFVRWLSEREGFDPTAVLAMRAPRFRKPLPRPLAPDAAREVIDTVGLQHETPWIAARDVAVVTVLYGCGLRISEGLGLRGGDAPLADVLRIRGKGGKERLVPVIPAARAAVERYRALCPFELIADAPLFRGARGGALHARLVSGAMARARMQLGLPATATPHALRHSFATHLLEAGGDLRAIQELLGHASLSTTQAYTAVDAVHLMETYARAHRHGA
- a CDS encoding DUF484 family protein — encoded protein: MKAVSAPADGDWRGRVLVDPDMILEDRDVMRALIAANERQMGKNIVDLRGIAMERLEARLDRLEDTHRSVIAAAYENLAGTNQIHRSVLRILDCATFPALLDFLAGELSEILRVDAVRLVLESTEPGEAPHPAVVPVAIGAVEAYVAGGRVAPPRPVTLRQCAPAGDAVFGDRAADLRSEALLQLDLGPGRAAAMLALGGEDPHQFRAGQGTDLLQFLAGCLERTLRRHLGA
- the fsa gene encoding fructose-6-phosphate aldolase — protein: MKFFVDTADIDAIRELHDLGMVDGVTTNPSLIAKSGRDILEVTKEICELVDGPVSAEVVATETDAMLAEGRHLAKIAPNICVKLPLTWDGLRACKVLTDEGTKVNVTLCFSPNQALLAAKAGATYISPFIGRLDDIVLDGMDVIRDIREIYDNYGFETQILAASIRSANHMKEAALIGADVATAPPDVIRKMAAHPLTDAGLKAFLADAEKAGIKIV
- a CDS encoding LysE family translocator: MDPTLWIAFALASAALVAVPGPTVLLVAGYALSQGRRVAAASALGVALGDFAAMSASLAGLGALVMASAAAFTVLKWLGAAYLLWMGVRMWRSADGVEAEAPGAGRHVSPRAVFGHAAAVTALNPKGIVFFVAFVPQFVDPSAPLARQFAVLVATFVGIAALNALLWALLADRLRAGVRRPGALRWMTRGGGAALVAMAAATALARRA